The proteins below are encoded in one region of Populus alba chromosome 2, ASM523922v2, whole genome shotgun sequence:
- the LOC118042678 gene encoding aconitate hydratase, cytoplasmic, which produces MHITGLGSASSILRASRARFPPPVSKTSILYSPKFSPSYLTTNNQLRSLSFSSAVRSLRCSYPRWSHGVDWRSPATLRHQIRAVAPVVERFQRKIATMAHEHPFKGIFTSLPKPGGGEFGKFYSLPALNDPRIEKLPYSIRILLESAIRNCDNFQVTKGDVEKIIDWENTAPKLVEIPFKPARVLLQDFTGVPVVVDLAAMRDAMAQLGGDSNKINPLVPVDLVIDHSVQVDVARSENAVQANMELEFHRNKERFAFLKWGSTAFQNMLVVPPGSGIVHQVNLEYLGRVVFNTDGVLYPDSVVGTDSHTTMIDGLGVAGWGVGGIEAEAAMLGQPMSMVLPGVVGFKLNGKLHNGVTATDLVLTVTQILRKHGVVGKFVEFYGDGMSKLSLADRATIANMSPEYGATMGFFPVDHVTLQYLKLTGRSDETVAMIEAYLRANKMFVDYNEPQPERVYSSYLQLDLVDVEPCISGPKRPHDRVPLKEMKADWNACLNNKVGFKGFAVPKEAQDKVAKFSFHGQPAELKHGSVVIAAITSCTNTSNPSVMLGAGLVAKKACELGLKVKPWIKTSLAPGSGVVTKYLLQSGLQKYLNEQGFNIVGYGCTTCIGNSGDLDESVGAVISENDILAAAVLSGNRNFEGRVHPLTRANYLASPPLVVAYALAGTVNIDFDTEPIGTGKDGKSVYFKDVWPTAEEIAEVVQSSVLPAMFRSTYESITKGNPMWNQLSVAASTSYSWDPSSTYIHEPPYFKNMTMNPPGAHGVKDAYCLLNFGDSITTDHISPAGSIHKDSPTAKYLLERGVDRKDFNSYGSRRGNDEVMARGTFANIRLVNKFLNGEVGPKTVHIPTGEKLSVYDAAMRYKNAGLDTIVLAGAEYGSGSSRDWAAKGPMLLGVKAVIAKSFERIHRSNLVGMGIIPLCFKAGQDADTLGLTGHERYTIDLPSNISEIRPGQDVTVTTDNGKSFTCTARFDTAVELEYFNHGGILPYAIRSLMNQ; this is translated from the exons ATGCATATAACAGGCCTAGGATCAGCCTCTTCAATTCTTAGGGCTTCCAGGGCTAGGTTTCCTCCTCCTGTCTCCAAAACTTCCATTCTCTATTCTCCTAAATTTTCTCCTTCTTATTTGACCACTAATAACCAGCTCCGATCTTTGAGCTTCTCCTCCGCTGTTCGATCCCTCCGCTGCTCGTACCCTCGCTGGAGCCACGGTGTCGATTGGCGCTCTCCTGCTACTCTTCGCCACCAGATCAGAGCCGTTGCTCCCGTTGTAGAACGCTTCCAGCGAAAGATCGCTACTATGG CTCATGAACATCCTTTCAAGGGAATTTTCACCAGTCTCCCCAAGCCAGGAGGCGGCGAGTTCGGAAAGTTCTATAGCTTGCCTGCTCTTAATGATCCAAGGATCG AGAAATTGCCCTATTCCATCAGAATTCTTCTGGAATCTGCTATTCGTAATTGTGATAACTTCCAAGTAACAAAGGGTGATGTTGAGAAGATCATTGACTGGGAAAACACAGCTCCGAAACTAGTTGAGATTCCGTTCAAGCCTGCTCGTGTTCTTTTGCAG GATTTTACTGGAGTACCAGTTGTTGTTGATCTTGCTGCTATGCGTGATGCTATGGCTCAACTTGGCGGTGATTCCAACAAGATCAATCCTTTG GTTCCTGTAGATCTTGTCATTGATCATTCAGTTCAAGTTGACGTGGCAAGATCAGAAAATGCAGTGCAGGCAAACATGGAGCTTGAATTTCATAGGAACAAGGAAAGATTTGCCTTTCTTAAATGGGGTTCCACTGCTTTCCAAAATATGCTTGTGGTTCCTCCAGGTTCTGGTATTGTTCATCAG GTGAATCTTGAATATCTTGGACGCGTTGTCTTCAACACTGATGGTGTTCTCTACCCTGATAGTGTGGTTGGAACTGATTCTCATACAACCATGATTGACGGGCTAGGAGTAGCTGGCTGGGGAGTTGGAGGTATTGAAGCAGAAGCTGCAATGCTTGGCCAG CCCATGAGCATGGTGTTGCCTGGTGTTGTGGGCTTCAAGTTAAATGGAAAGTTACACAATGGTGTCACAGCTACTGACTTGGTTCTGACGGTGACTCAAATACTGAGGAAGCATGGTGTTGTTGGAAAGTTTGTTGAGTTTTATG GTGATGGAATGAGTAAGCTATCATTAGCAGACAGGGCTACTATAGCTAACATGTCTCCTGAGTATGGTGCCACTATGGGGTTCTTCCCAGTGGATCATGTTACATTACAATATCTCAAATTGACTGGAAGGAGTGATGAAACT GTGGCAATGATAGAAGCATATCTCCGTGCAAACAAAATGTTTGTTGACTATAATGAG CCCCAACCAGAAAGAGTGTATTCATCCTATCTACAATTGGACCTTGTGGATGTTGAGCCCTGCATTTCTGGACCAAAGAG GCCACATGATCGTGTTCcattaaaagaaatgaaggCTGATTGGAATGCTTGTCTCAATAACAAAGTTGGATTTAAG GGTTTTGCTGTACCAAAAGAGGCACAGGACAAAGTGGCAAAGTTTTCATTCCATGGACAGCCAGCAGAGCTGAAGCATGGTAGTGTTGTGATTGCTGCAATCACGAGCTGTACCAATACATCAAATCCCAGTGTCATGCTAGGTGCTGGTCTTGTTGCTAAGAAGGCTTGTGAACTTGGTTTAAAG GTAAAGCCATGGATAAAAACAAGTCTAGCCCCAGGCTCTGGAGTTGTTACAAAATATTTACTCCAAAG TGGGCTgcaaaaatatttgaatgagCAGGGCTTCAATATTGTTGGATATGGATGCACAACATGCATTGGAAATTCTGGGGATTTGGATGAATCTGTTGGCGCTGTTATTTCAGAAAATG ACATTCTTGCAGCAGCTGTGCTTTCTGGTAACCGAAATTTTGAGGGCCGTGTCCACCCCTTGACAAGAGCCAACTATCTTGCTTCACCTCCTTTGGTGGTTGCCTATGCCCTTGCTGGGACG GTTAACATTGACTTTGATACGGAGCCAATTGGAACAGGAAAGGATGGTAAGAGTGTCTATTTCAAGGATGTCTGGCCAACAGCAGAGGAAATTGCCGAG GTCGTTCAATCCAGTGTGTTGCCTGCTATGTTCAGAAGTACATATGAGTCTATCACAAAGGGCAATCCCATGTGGAATCAGCTATCTGTAGCAGCTTCAACTTCCTATTCATGGGACCCTAGCTCAACCTATATTCATGAGCCCCCATACTTCAAGAACATGACCATGAATCCTCCTGGAGCTCATGGGGTGAAGGATGCATACTGTTTGCTTAACTTTGGTGATAGTATCACGACAGATCACATTTCTCCAGCAGGAAGCATCCACAAAGACAGTCCTACTGCAAAGTATCTCCTCGAACGTGGGGTGGATCGCAAAGACTTCAACTCTTATGGAAGTCGTCGTGGAAATGATGAAGTGATGGCTAGGGGAACTTTTGCCAATATTCGCCTTGTTAACAAATTTTTGAATGGGGAAGTGGGACCCAAGACTGTCCATATTCCTACAGGCGAGAAACTCTCTGTGTATGATGCTGCAATG AGGTACAAGAACGCTGGACTTGACACCATTGTTTTGGCTGGAGCTGAGTATGGAAGTGGAAGCTCCAGGGATTGGGCTGCCAAAGGTCCAATGTTATTG GGAGTGAAAGCAGTGATTGCCAAGAGTTTTGAGAGAATTCATCGCAGTAATTTGGTGGGAATGGGAATTATTCCCCTTTGTTTCAAGGCTGGTCAGGATGCGGACACACTAGGATTGACTGGTCATGAGCGCTATACTATTGACCTTCCAAGCAATATTAGTGAGATAAGACCTGGCCAAGATGTGACTGTCACAACTGACAATGGGAAATCCTTCACCTGCACAGCTCGCTTTGACACTGCG GTGGAATTGGAATATTTCAACCACGGAGGCA